A region from the Natronorubrum halophilum genome encodes:
- a CDS encoding amidohydrolase yields the protein MTDAADRLLINGAVHTLTEPDTVHEAVAIRDGEIVRLGDTYEIEFLEGVETDVIDCEGRVVLPGFIDAHTHVENTGRFLVHADLSDATGSEGCVERLSARADETDGEWIQGFGYDESEWEGDDRAYLTREHLDRVSTERPVVALRIDMHAASLNSVALERLADDLPEGDVRRSEATGEPTGVVVEDAAETVRSHISPGYDETLDLVTAGLEHAASTGVTAVHDMVRNSRSPRVYRDLEAAGDLPTRVRINYWIDHLESVLEVGLTTNGGSDRVQTGAIKTYTDGSIGSRTAKLFEPYEPDGGGDPDWTTDGVDLDTSGGVGPDPEDSGERSGGSRASSAQRADGEWVITPAELEEIVDRVDDAGFQLTAHAIGDAAIEEALSAFETTSDPGGSRHRIEHVELATDEHIERMAEAEIVASMQPNFHQWAGEGGLYDQRLGRERRSRTNRFRRVLEAGVPLAFGSDCMPLDPLLGIHHAVNAPTEAQRLSVTEALRAYTRGAAYAGFDEDRLGTLEVGKRGDLVVLEESPWAESVRIDEIDVAMTLVDGEIVFDGRVA from the coding sequence ATGACCGACGCCGCCGACCGCCTGCTGATCAACGGGGCGGTCCACACGCTTACCGAACCCGACACCGTCCACGAGGCGGTCGCGATCCGCGACGGCGAGATCGTTCGCCTCGGCGACACCTACGAGATCGAGTTCCTCGAGGGCGTCGAAACCGACGTGATCGACTGCGAGGGCCGAGTCGTCCTGCCCGGCTTCATCGACGCCCACACGCACGTCGAAAACACGGGCCGGTTCCTCGTCCACGCGGACCTCTCGGACGCGACCGGTTCCGAGGGCTGCGTCGAACGCCTCTCCGCGCGCGCCGACGAAACGGACGGCGAGTGGATTCAGGGCTTTGGCTACGACGAAAGCGAGTGGGAGGGTGACGACCGCGCCTACCTCACGCGCGAGCACCTCGATCGGGTGAGCACCGAGCGCCCCGTCGTCGCCCTGCGGATCGACATGCACGCCGCGTCGCTGAACTCGGTCGCCCTCGAGCGTCTCGCCGACGATCTCCCCGAGGGCGACGTTCGGCGCTCGGAGGCGACCGGCGAGCCCACCGGCGTCGTCGTCGAAGACGCGGCCGAGACCGTCCGTTCGCACATTTCTCCCGGCTACGACGAAACCCTGGACCTCGTCACCGCCGGTCTCGAGCACGCCGCCTCGACGGGCGTCACCGCGGTCCACGACATGGTCCGGAACTCCCGCTCTCCGCGAGTGTACCGCGACCTCGAGGCGGCGGGCGACCTGCCAACGCGCGTGCGGATCAACTACTGGATCGATCACCTAGAGAGCGTACTCGAGGTGGGGCTGACAACGAACGGCGGCAGCGACCGCGTGCAGACGGGCGCGATCAAAACCTACACGGACGGGAGTATCGGATCCCGGACGGCGAAGCTGTTCGAGCCGTACGAACCCGACGGTGGAGGCGATCCCGACTGGACTACCGACGGCGTCGACCTCGACACGAGCGGCGGTGTCGGCCCCGACCCGGAGGACAGCGGTGAGCGATCCGGCGGGTCGCGAGCCTCGTCGGCGCAGCGCGCCGACGGCGAGTGGGTCATCACCCCCGCGGAACTCGAGGAGATCGTCGACCGAGTCGACGACGCGGGATTCCAGCTAACCGCCCACGCCATCGGGGACGCGGCGATCGAGGAGGCGCTGTCCGCCTTCGAAACCACGAGCGATCCCGGGGGCTCGCGCCACCGGATCGAACACGTCGAACTCGCGACCGACGAGCACATAGAGCGCATGGCTGAAGCCGAAATCGTCGCCTCGATGCAGCCGAACTTCCACCAGTGGGCCGGAGAGGGTGGGCTCTACGACCAGCGGCTGGGCAGGGAGCGACGGAGCCGAACGAACCGCTTCCGGCGGGTGCTCGAGGCGGGCGTGCCCCTCGCCTTCGGCTCGGACTGCATGCCGCTCGATCCCCTGCTGGGGATCCACCACGCGGTCAACGCACCGACCGAGGCACAGCGGCTGTCGGTCACCGAGGCACTACGGGCGTACACCCGCGGCGCGGCCTACGCCGGCTTCGACGAGGACAGACTCGGCACGCTCGAGGTCGGCAAGCGGGGGGATCTCGTAGTGCTCGAGGAATCGCCCTGGGCGGAGTCCGTTCGGATCGACGAGATCGACGTGGCGATGACGCTCGTCGACGGCGAGATCGTCTTCGACGGCCGCGTCGCGTGA
- a CDS encoding GIDE domain-containing protein translates to MLGVILAVVGVALVAAGCWKLRPAYHVYRGGTDDIVTIERAEGPVELEGTASAVGGTVRGPLTGTECLVYEYEVEEYRSSGKHSSWTTVDEGAGGVPFRLEDATASVRVEPAGADLALSTETTIEVDGGEAEPEPIREFLETESDLESENTSFDIGVVEIATGNDRRYHERRLDPGEEAYVFGQSRYDVDARETMRDVSSVVEGGPDAPAFVVADSSQRVAARRLAKPAVVWMAIGALMTAIGLVSAI, encoded by the coding sequence ATGCTCGGTGTGATACTCGCTGTAGTCGGCGTCGCGCTCGTCGCAGCCGGGTGCTGGAAGCTCCGGCCCGCCTATCACGTCTACCGCGGCGGGACCGACGATATCGTCACGATCGAACGAGCCGAGGGGCCCGTCGAACTCGAGGGGACGGCGAGCGCCGTCGGCGGAACGGTTAGGGGGCCGCTGACTGGGACGGAGTGTCTGGTTTACGAGTACGAGGTCGAGGAGTACCGCTCGAGCGGGAAACACTCCTCGTGGACGACGGTCGACGAGGGAGCCGGCGGGGTCCCCTTCAGGCTCGAGGACGCCACCGCGAGCGTCCGAGTCGAGCCGGCCGGAGCCGACCTCGCGCTTTCGACGGAAACGACAATCGAGGTCGACGGCGGCGAGGCCGAACCGGAGCCGATCAGGGAGTTCCTCGAGACCGAGTCCGATCTCGAGTCCGAGAACACGTCGTTCGATATCGGCGTCGTCGAGATCGCGACCGGAAACGACAGGCGATACCACGAACGGCGGCTCGATCCGGGCGAGGAGGCGTACGTGTTCGGGCAGTCTCGCTACGACGTGGATGCGCGGGAAACGATGCGCGACGTCAGTTCGGTCGTCGAGGGCGGGCCGGACGCCCCGGCCTTCGTCGTCGCGGATTCCTCACAGCGTGTGGCCGCCCGACGGCTGGCCAAGCCGGCGGTCGTCTGGATGGCGATCGGAGCGCTGATGACGGCGATCGGACTCGTGTCGGCGATCTAG
- the gfo6 gene encoding D-xylose 1-dehydrogenase Gfo6 — protein MALQDTFAHFTRRDWERDAPEGTVRLALVGVGGFAQNRALPAIANGTYCEATTLVTSSPDRTRSVAESFDVPHVVDYDSFLAGDHAETYDAVYVATPNATHGTYAIAAAAHGKHVICEKPLETDLEGARGIATACDDADVTLMTAYRLQVEPTVRRTRELVRNGVIGDVVQVHGGFSHPLLEHAGPETWRLDPDLAGGGVLVDLGVYPLNTIRYLLDADPSGIYATTHSSGEPFDAVDEHVAFQLEFESCATASCTASFDAHASSRLELVGTEGMISITSPFGGVVPQEMVVESGDMRMEYTGPSVDEVREEFDYFGYCVLTGTDPEPDGEDGIADLRAIEAAYESAETGCRVDLE, from the coding sequence ATGGCGCTTCAGGATACATTCGCACACTTCACGCGGCGAGACTGGGAGCGGGACGCGCCCGAGGGAACGGTGCGGCTCGCCCTGGTCGGCGTCGGAGGCTTCGCTCAGAACCGCGCGTTGCCGGCCATTGCTAACGGAACGTACTGCGAGGCGACGACGCTCGTCACCAGTTCGCCCGATCGAACGCGATCCGTCGCCGAATCGTTCGACGTTCCCCACGTCGTCGACTACGACTCGTTCCTGGCCGGTGACCACGCGGAGACGTACGACGCGGTTTACGTCGCGACGCCGAACGCCACCCACGGTACCTACGCTATCGCCGCCGCAGCGCACGGCAAACACGTCATCTGTGAGAAACCCCTCGAGACCGATCTCGAGGGCGCTCGAGGGATCGCCACCGCCTGTGACGACGCCGACGTGACGCTGATGACCGCCTACCGCCTGCAGGTCGAACCGACGGTGCGGCGAACGCGGGAACTCGTTCGCAACGGCGTCATCGGCGACGTCGTCCAGGTCCACGGCGGCTTCTCGCATCCGCTGTTGGAACACGCCGGTCCCGAAACGTGGCGACTCGATCCCGACCTCGCGGGCGGGGGCGTGCTGGTCGACCTCGGCGTCTATCCGCTGAACACGATCCGGTACCTTCTCGACGCCGATCCCTCGGGTATCTACGCCACAACCCACTCGAGCGGTGAGCCGTTCGACGCGGTCGACGAGCACGTCGCGTTCCAACTCGAGTTCGAGAGCTGCGCGACGGCATCCTGTACCGCGAGCTTCGACGCTCACGCAAGCAGCCGCCTCGAACTGGTCGGCACCGAGGGCATGATCTCGATCACCTCGCCGTTCGGCGGCGTCGTCCCCCAGGAGATGGTCGTCGAGAGCGGCGACATGCGCATGGAGTACACGGGTCCGTCGGTCGATGAGGTCCGCGAGGAGTTCGATTACTTCGGCTACTGCGTGCTGACGGGCACCGACCCGGAGCCCGATGGCGAGGACGGGATCGCGGACCTTCGGGCGATCGAGGCGGCCTACGAGTCCGCGGAGACGGGGTGTCGGGTCGACCTCGAGTGA